The Nocardia sp. NBC_01503 sequence GTGGCGCTGGCGGGCGGCCTGCTGGTCACCGCCGCGGCACTCGCCAAGCTGTTCCTGTTCGACCTGGCCACCCTCGACGGCCTGCTCCGGGCCGCCGCGTTCCTGGTGGTCGGTGTACTCCTGCTGCTGGTGGGCACCCGCTACGCTCGCGCCTTCGCCGAGGCCGGTGAGTCCGCGCGGCGCGGCTGAGCCGAGACCCCGCCGAGATACGAGAACGCCCGGCCGAGTGGATAACTCGGCCGGGCGTTGCGCTGTACTGATTCAGTCGCGGTTCTGGCGACGGAGCAATTCGTTCACACTCACGGTGCGGCCGTCGCCACCGCGGTGCTTACCCTCGTCGTCGTCATCATCCTCGGTCTTGCCGGTGCGGCGGCGCGCCGAACGCAGATCCGACATCCACTGTTCGATACTGCTGCGCCCACCACCCTGCGGCTGCTCCTCGGCCGAGTGATGCGTCGGATGCGGTTGCGCCCCATCGGATTCGGCGGATTCGGATTCCAGCAGCTGCTCCGCCTCGTGCGGCTGATACAGCTGGGCCCGAGTGGCCGGATGCGGTGGCATCTTCTGCGACGGCGGTGGCAGTACCCGTTCGGCGCCGATCACATGCGGCGGCTCCGCCGGTGAGTCCTGCTGCGCCGCAGCCGGAGTCGGGGCCGAAGGCGCCTCGACCAGCGGCGGCGCCGGAGCCGTGGGCGGCGTGGGCGGAGCCGATATCGTCGGAATCCCGTTCTGCGGGGCGGGTTTGGCCGGTGCGGTCGCCTCCTGGGCGGCGACCTCGCGGGTCGGCGCCTCGGAATCGCTCTCCGGAGTGCTCGGCGCGCTACCGGGCATCCCCGAACCGATGGTCCGCGGCGTCACACCGGAACCGGCCTGCGCCGGAGCCTCATTCGACACCTCGGGCTCCGGAGCGGGCCCGGAGGCTTCGCCCGTGGGCGCGCCGAGATTGGTGAGCGAAGCCGGTTTGGCCGGCGGCGGCGGGAACCCGGCCGCCGCGGCGGGCGGGCTGCCCGCGGGGGGCGACCAGGGGGCGGACTGTGGCGGTCCGAACGGACTTTCGCCGCCCGCCGTCGTTGCCGATCCGGTCGGAGTCGAACCGCTCGGGGCCGAACCGGGGGTCCCCAGAATCGGCCCACCGGACTTGGTGATGCGCTGGGTCGGCGCCTCACTATCGATATCGATCTTGCGCGGCGCACGCGGTTTGCGCAGTCGCAGCGCCGCCGAATCCGTCAGCGCCGGAATCTGCATGGTGACCGGATCGGTGATCGGTGTGGTCTTGACCAGGTCGACCACCTCACCGCCACCGGGCCGCTCATCGGCGAGCATCGGCTCGCCGAGCCCGATCTTCTGCTGGATCCGCTTCATCCAGGCCGGAGCCCACCAGCAGTCGTCGCCGAGCAGCTTCATGGTGGCGGGCACCAGCAGCATGCGCAGTACGGTCGCGTCGATGAAGAGCGCCGCCACCATGCCGTAGGCGATGTACTGCATCATCACCAGATCGGAGAAGGCGAACGCGCCGGTCACCACGAGCAGGATCAATGCCGCCGCGGTGATGATGCGCCCGGTCTGCGCGGTACCCGCCCGCACCGCCTCGGTGGTGCTCGCGCCCTGGGCGCGCGCCTCGACCATGCGGGACAACAGGAATACCTCGTAGTCCACCGAGAGGCCGTAGATGATCGCGATGATCAGCACCAGCACCGGCGCCGTAATCGGCTGCGGTGTGAAGTTCAACAGCGACGCACCATGACCGTCGATGAAGATCCAGGTCAGGATGCCCAGCGTCGATCCCAGGCCCAGCGCACTCATCAGCGCGGCCTTCAACGGCAGTACCAGTGAGCCGAAGGTGAGGAACATCAGGATCGTGGTGACCAGCAGGACGATGCCGATCATCCACGGCATGCGATCCAGCAGCGAGTCGAGACTGTCCATCATCAGGACCGGCTGACCGGTGACCGCGAGCTCGACACCGTCCGGCAGCTCCATCGACCGCAGGTAATCGACGGTCGCCTCGGGGTGCGAGCTGTCCTCGACGGTCGCCTCGGAGACCCAGACGTTCGAGCCGTTCGGCGGTTTGGCCGGGGTGCCGAATTGGCCGTTCTTCACCAGCCCCGGAGCCTTGTTCGCCTGCTGGAGAATCGCGCCGATATTCCTGGAGTTGTCGGTGGTGATGACCAACTGCACCGGATCGGATTTACGCAGCGGGAAGGTCTCGTCGAAGTGCTGCTGTGCCAGTCGAACCGGATTATCCGGTGGCAGATAGGTTTCCGAGATTCCACCGAATTGCAGATTCTTCACCGGAATGATGAGCAGCAGCAATCCGATGGTCAGCGGGATCGCGACCTTGAGCGGATGCTTCATCACCCAGGCGGTGAGCTTGCCCCAGAAACCGGCCTCGATCTCCTCGGCGGTCTTGGTCTTGCGAATCCACTTGAGGCTCAAGCTGTCCACGCGCCGGCCGAGAATGCTCAGCAGCGCGGGCAATACGGTCAAGGAGGTCACCATGGCCAGCAGGACCGCGGCGATGGTGCCGTAGGCGACCGACTTCAGGAAGCCCTGCGGGAACAGCAGCATGCCCGCGCTCGCCGCGATGATCATGGTCGCCGAGGAGGTCACGGTGCGACCGGCGGTCATGACCGAACGGCGCACCGCCGCACGCGTGTCGTACCCCTCGGCCAATTCCTCACGGAAGCGGCTGACTATGAAGAGGCCGTAGTCGATGGCCAGGCCCAGGCCGATCATCGAGACCACGGCTGAGACGAACGAGTTCACCTCGGTGTATTTGGTCAGCGCCATGATCATGCCGTTGGCGGCGATGATGGTCAGACCGCCGATGATCAATGGCAGTGCGGCGGCGACGATGCCGCCGAAGATGAAGAACAGCAGGATCGCGACCGCGGGGAGCGCGAGCATCTCCATGCGCTTCACATCGCTGGCGATCGTATTGTTCAGCGTGTAGGCGATCGGTTGCAGACCGCCGACCTCGACCGTCACATCCGGAATCGCGAAGGCGTTCTGAACCGCGCCGTAGGCCTGCAGCATCTCGGTGTCGTTGTTGCCGTTGAGAGCGACGGAGGCGAAGGCGCGCTTTCGATCGGTACTGGCCGCCTGCGCGAGCTGCTGACCCGTCTCGGTCTTCCATGGCGAGGCGTTGACCTTGGCGATCTGCGGGTACTTCTTCGGCAGCGAGTTGAGGCTGTCGATGACCTTCCGGCTCCACGCCGGATCGTCGATCGTCTTACCGTCGGGCGCGGTGTAGAGCAGCACCACATCACTGTTGTGATCGCGGCTGTACACCGAATCCTTCAGCACCGCCGCATGTGTCGACTCGGAATTGGGGTCGAACCATCCGCTGGAGCTCAGGTGATCCTCAACTCCGAGCCCGAACGCACCGAGCGAGAGCAGGGCAGCGACCACTACACCCAGAACGGTGTAGCGCAGCTTGTAGACCAGGTCGCCCCAGCGGGTGAACACTAAGCGACTCCTTGAGCGGGGCGGGAGGTGAGCAGCGCTGTCAGCGGCCGGAACGGCTGCAGCCATGCTCCCTCGTCGGGCAGCGAGTCGAGGCTCACCCTGGGCAGCGGTTCACGGAACACGCCCGGGATGTCCTCGAGGTCGACGAACTCGAGAATATCCGACGTGACTGCCCAACTCGCGTGCTCACGGAATCCGAGCACCTGAACTGGAACGCCACTGGCGGCGATCTCCTCGAGCGGTGCGCGGAACGCCTGACCATCGGCGGAGGCGACCATGATGCCGGCCAGCCCCGCGCCTCGGCGGCGTAGCTCGATGTGGGCGAGCATATCGCTGTCGACGTCGGAGTCTTCGTCGATTTTGGGTTTTGCGAAAACGGCATAACCGACATTTCGCAGCGCCTCCACCCATGGCCGCACCACATCGGCGGTGCCGGGGGCGATATTGGTGAAGACGGTGGCCTCGGGCTCCACACGCTGACGGCTGCCGACCGACAGCTCCGCGGTGCGCGCGAGCAGCCAGCGGCCGAGCGCGTCGAAGCGCGGGCGGTAGGCGGCGGTGGGGCGGCCACCGAGAATCGCGCCGAGCCCCATATCGAGGTTCGGTGCGTCCCAGACCAGTAGTACGCGACGGAAATCGGTACTACTTCCGGAAAGGCCGGTGGTGCCCGCTAGTTCGGACGATGCAGTGCCGTGCATTATTTCGGCAACATCCGCGACCTCCGGGGCCATCTCACTGACGCTCATGACTCGATCTTCCCCCAGATGAACTCCGTGATGGCGCTACCCGCGCGGAGTCCTTTTCCTTCGAACTTGGTAATCGGACGTTCAAAACCGATCGGTGCGGTTTCAAGGTACCGCGAAGAGTCCCCACCCGTGGCCTCATTCATACCGATGAGCTGGGATTCTCCCTTGCCCACCTCGGCAATATGCTCCGCGTAATCCGCGTGATCGGTCGCGACATGCAACACGCCGCCCGGCTTGAGGCGACTCGCGATAAGTGTCAGGGTCGTCGGCTGCAACAGCCGCCGCTTATGGTGGCGCGCCTTCGGCCACGGGTCCGGAAAGAAGACGCGAACACCCGTCAGCGATTCCGGAGCAATCATGTTTTCGAGTACATCGACCGCATCTCCGCGCAGTAGCCGAATGTTCTCGATGTTTTCCCGCTCCACCCGCTGCACCAGCTGGGCCAGCCCCGGCTTGTAAACCTCGACGCCGATCAGATT is a genomic window containing:
- a CDS encoding MMPL family transporter, with amino-acid sequence MFTRWGDLVYKLRYTVLGVVVAALLSLGAFGLGVEDHLSSSGWFDPNSESTHAAVLKDSVYSRDHNSDVVLLYTAPDGKTIDDPAWSRKVIDSLNSLPKKYPQIAKVNASPWKTETGQQLAQAASTDRKRAFASVALNGNNDTEMLQAYGAVQNAFAIPDVTVEVGGLQPIAYTLNNTIASDVKRMEMLALPAVAILLFFIFGGIVAAALPLIIGGLTIIAANGMIMALTKYTEVNSFVSAVVSMIGLGLAIDYGLFIVSRFREELAEGYDTRAAVRRSVMTAGRTVTSSATMIIAASAGMLLFPQGFLKSVAYGTIAAVLLAMVTSLTVLPALLSILGRRVDSLSLKWIRKTKTAEEIEAGFWGKLTAWVMKHPLKVAIPLTIGLLLLIIPVKNLQFGGISETYLPPDNPVRLAQQHFDETFPLRKSDPVQLVITTDNSRNIGAILQQANKAPGLVKNGQFGTPAKPPNGSNVWVSEATVEDSSHPEATVDYLRSMELPDGVELAVTGQPVLMMDSLDSLLDRMPWMIGIVLLVTTILMFLTFGSLVLPLKAALMSALGLGSTLGILTWIFIDGHGASLLNFTPQPITAPVLVLIIAIIYGLSVDYEVFLLSRMVEARAQGASTTEAVRAGTAQTGRIITAAALILLVVTGAFAFSDLVMMQYIAYGMVAALFIDATVLRMLLVPATMKLLGDDCWWAPAWMKRIQQKIGLGEPMLADERPGGGEVVDLVKTTPITDPVTMQIPALTDSAALRLRKPRAPRKIDIDSEAPTQRITKSGGPILGTPGSAPSGSTPTGSATTAGGESPFGPPQSAPWSPPAGSPPAAAAGFPPPPAKPASLTNLGAPTGEASGPAPEPEVSNEAPAQAGSGVTPRTIGSGMPGSAPSTPESDSEAPTREVAAQEATAPAKPAPQNGIPTISAPPTPPTAPAPPLVEAPSAPTPAAAQQDSPAEPPHVIGAERVLPPPSQKMPPHPATRAQLYQPHEAEQLLESESAESDGAQPHPTHHSAEEQPQGGGRSSIEQWMSDLRSARRRTGKTEDDDDDEGKHRGGDGRTVSVNELLRRQNRD
- a CDS encoding NYN domain-containing protein, with product MSVSEMAPEVADVAEIMHGTASSELAGTTGLSGSSTDFRRVLLVWDAPNLDMGLGAILGGRPTAAYRPRFDALGRWLLARTAELSVGSRQRVEPEATVFTNIAPGTADVVRPWVEALRNVGYAVFAKPKIDEDSDVDSDMLAHIELRRRGAGLAGIMVASADGQAFRAPLEEIAASGVPVQVLGFREHASWAVTSDILEFVDLEDIPGVFREPLPRVSLDSLPDEGAWLQPFRPLTALLTSRPAQGVA
- the trmB gene encoding tRNA (guanosine(46)-N7)-methyltransferase TrmB; protein product: MDAVNDAANHTAEPVPGPRSADHSGDGDHPVEGVPRAVGGNRLYPRVTSFRSRRGALTPPQQESWTRMWPRIGADVSDKLLDADAWFGRSAPLIIEIGCGTGTATAAMAQAEPEFNLIGVEVYKPGLAQLVQRVERENIENIRLLRGDAVDVLENMIAPESLTGVRVFFPDPWPKARHHKRRLLQPTTLTLIASRLKPGGVLHVATDHADYAEHIAEVGKGESQLIGMNEATGGDSSRYLETAPIGFERPITKFEGKGLRAGSAITEFIWGKIES